Below is a window of Halobaculum lipolyticum DNA.
GGTCGAAGAACACCCGCAGGGTCGACACCTGTCCCTGCATCGAGACAGCGTTACAGGCGTCTTTCTCGGGCCAATTCTCCTCCCGCTTGAACACGCGGTAGGCGTGGATATCGCGGAGGTCCACATCGTTCATGTTCACGACGGGACCGCCCCCGTGATCCTCGGAGGTGAGCCACCGAACGAACGACCTGAGCCGGTACTTGTGGGACCGTAGCGTCTCCTCCGCGAGGTTGTACCGCCTCGTGTCGAGGTAGTAGTCCAGCGCGGCCTCCGGAGTCATCGGGTCGAGGTCGTCACTCACCGAGCATCACCTCCTTCGCCCGCTTCACGCGCTTGAACTCGTCCTCGGAGCCGTCTGGAGTGTCTGGGTGGACCTCCGTAACGAGGTCGCGGTAAGCGTCTCGGACCTCTCCAGCGTCGGCGTCCGCCGAGACACCCAACACCTCGTGAGGCGGAACGCGGGCCGGAGCCGTTCCCTCGTCTCCCGGCGGGAGTCGAGCCGCCGCGAACTCCGCGTCACCCGTTTGGACGGGGCGCTGTCCGCGCATCCGCGTCTCGTGAATCCACTTGTAGACCCAGCGGACGTTGTCCCGAAGCCGCGGACTGGCGTCGCACGCGACAGCGTACTGTTCGCCGTCCATGCTCCAGCGGAGAACGAACCCCGGATCGTCGGGACTCGCGTTGTGGAGCGGAAGCCCGTTCGACTTCGTGTGTTGGTTCCCGATGGTCGCGCGCCAGTCGTCGGCGTCGAGGCGGTCCATCTCCGCCGCGAGTTCCTTCGTCGTGTCCGCGAGGGACGCGCGGAAGCTCCGGTTACGCTCGCGCTGACGGGGCGGTGTCCGGTCCCACCCGGCGGGCCAGTCGAGACTCACCGTTCCTCACCTCCCAGCGTGTCCAGCGCCTCGCGGAGCTGCGTGGCGTCCGCGACGTTCGCTCGCTCCACAAGTTCCCGGACGAGTTCGTCTTTCTCGCGGCGCTCCGGATCCCGGTGGACCGTCGGCCACGGGACGCCCCGGACCTCCGTCCAGAGTTCGTACATGGCCTCGCGGTCCAGTCGGACGACGACGCGCTCGCCGCCCTCCGTCGCGAACCGGAGCGTCCACGGCTCCGGCTCCGCCCCCAGCGGACCGTAGGTGACGGACGCGGCGCGACCGACGGAGTACCGTTCGACGTCCAGCGTCACCGGGCGCCACCTCCGTCCTCCGCGACCTCGACGCGGTAGGTCCGCGGGTCCTCTCCGTAGGGCTTGACCGTCACCTCGCGGATCCCGATATGTTCGTTCTCGACGCGCTGTCCGTGCGCTTCGAGGCTCCGGCGGTCAAGCAACGGGTAACGGTCCAGATCCGACCCGCGGGGCTTCACGTCGATAGTCGCGCCGCGTGCGCGGAACACGACGCCGTCCGTGACGTCGACGTCCGCGGGGACCTCCAGTCCGTCAGCGTCCAGCGTCA
It encodes the following:
- a CDS encoding J domain-containing protein — its product is MSLDWPAGWDRTPPRQRERNRSFRASLADTTKELAAEMDRLDADDWRATIGNQHTKSNGLPLHNASPDDPGFVLRWSMDGEQYAVACDASPRLRDNVRWVYKWIHETRMRGQRPVQTGDAEFAAARLPPGDEGTAPARVPPHEVLGVSADADAGEVRDAYRDLVTEVHPDTPDGSEDEFKRVKRAKEVMLGE